One segment of Solanum lycopersicum chromosome 1, SLM_r2.1 DNA contains the following:
- the SLF5 gene encoding S-locus F-box protein type-5, whose amino-acid sequence MAHEILKKLPEDVIIYILLRLPVKSLILFTCISKTWYILIRSSTFINLHLNNSKTAKEEFIIFKRSLQVDPFQHKTTLSFLFGDDLKPVIPDLDVPYLESTFVNDYDQFIGPCHGLVALISMMNTVLFNPATRNYRLLPRFPSDSPQGFRCSMMVLGLDLTQLQMTTR is encoded by the coding sequence ATGGCACATGAAATTCTGAAGAAATTGCCCGAAGATGTGattatttatatacttttaagGCTTCCGGTAAAATCACTTATTCTATTTACGTGCATCTCTAAAACTTGGTACATTCTCATTCGATCCTCTACATTCATCAACCTCCATCTCAACAACAGTAAAACTGCTAAAGAAGAATTCATTATCTTCAAGCGCTCTTTACAAGTAGATCCTTTTCAACATAAAACTAcattgtcttttctttttggtGATGATCTTAAACCTGTTATACCAGATCTAGATGTGCCATATTTGGAATCCACTTTTGTTAACGATTATGACCAATTTATTGGACCTTGTCATGGCTTAGTAGCTTTGATTAGTATGATGAACACCGTATTATTTAATCCAGCTACTAGAAATTATAGGTTGCTACCGCGTTTCCCTAGTGATTCTCCACAAGGTTTTCGATGTTCCATGATGGTGTTGGGTTTGGATTTGACTCAATTGCAAATGACTACAAGGTAG